Proteins from a single region of Nocardiopsis dassonvillei subsp. dassonvillei DSM 43111:
- a CDS encoding DMT family transporter → MSAASAVSPVSAPPGSPRRALSDWRAKFVLLSLIWGMSFLFIKIGAEVLSPVQLSLGRMATGALPLLAVLLLRGGRLPRSPRLWGHMFVAALLLNTVPFTLFGYAAQLIPSALMGIVNASTPLFGVVFSMLLLSDERPDRDRVLGLGIGFLGVLTVFGVWRSLDEVTVSDGDAVLGMLFVVGATVCYGIGTPYLRRFVAGSSHGALELSTLQLLLGSVPLVVLVPLFTEMPTGVTWQVVAAVSTLGVFGTGVAYILQYAVVREAGATVATTVTYVAPVVAIAAGVVLLDETLSWNQPLGAVVIILGAALCQGVIRTRYVVPSARRR, encoded by the coding sequence ATGTCCGCTGCCTCCGCTGTCTCCCCCGTGTCCGCCCCGCCCGGCAGCCCGCGCCGCGCGCTCTCCGACTGGCGGGCCAAGTTCGTCCTGCTCTCCCTGATCTGGGGCATGAGCTTCCTGTTCATCAAGATCGGGGCCGAGGTGCTCTCCCCCGTGCAGCTCTCGCTCGGGCGCATGGCCACCGGAGCGCTGCCCCTGCTCGCCGTCCTGCTGCTGCGGGGCGGCCGGCTGCCGCGCTCACCACGCCTGTGGGGGCACATGTTCGTGGCGGCGCTGCTGCTCAACACCGTCCCCTTCACCCTGTTCGGGTACGCCGCCCAGCTCATCCCGTCCGCGCTCATGGGCATCGTGAACGCCTCGACGCCCCTGTTCGGCGTGGTGTTCTCGATGCTGCTGCTCTCCGACGAGCGGCCCGACCGCGACCGGGTCCTGGGCCTGGGCATCGGCTTCCTGGGTGTGCTCACCGTGTTCGGGGTGTGGAGGTCGCTGGACGAGGTGACCGTCAGCGACGGCGACGCCGTGCTGGGCATGCTGTTCGTCGTGGGAGCCACCGTCTGCTACGGGATCGGAACGCCCTACCTGCGCCGGTTCGTGGCGGGCAGCTCCCACGGCGCCCTGGAACTGAGCACTCTGCAACTGCTGCTGGGCTCGGTGCCGCTGGTGGTCCTGGTCCCGCTGTTCACCGAGATGCCCACGGGCGTGACGTGGCAGGTGGTGGCGGCGGTGAGCACCCTGGGCGTCTTCGGCACCGGTGTGGCCTACATCCTCCAGTACGCGGTGGTGCGCGAGGCCGGGGCGACCGTGGCGACCACGGTCACCTACGTGGCGCCGGTGGTGGCGATCGCCGCCGGAGTCGTGCTGCTGGACGAGACCCTGAGCTGGAACCAGCCGCTGGGCGCGGTGGTCATCATCCTGGGCGCCGCCCTGTGCCAAGGGGTGATCCGTACCCGGTACGTGGTCCCGTCCGCGCGGAGGAGGTGA
- a CDS encoding TraR/DksA family transcriptional regulator: MKATDAARLPVLPGEDPWTAGELAEVRGRLEEEAAAAKRELGQVEAEFTELLEDPVEGAGDDSADAGARAFQREQDLALAYNTRDLLAEGERAIERMDAGTYGVCGSCGQAIGKARLQAFPRATLCVTCKQREERR; this comes from the coding sequence ATGAAGGCCACCGACGCCGCCCGGCTGCCGGTCCTGCCGGGGGAGGACCCCTGGACGGCGGGGGAGCTCGCCGAGGTCCGCGGGCGACTGGAGGAGGAGGCCGCCGCGGCGAAGCGGGAGCTCGGGCAGGTCGAGGCCGAGTTCACCGAGCTGCTGGAGGACCCCGTGGAGGGGGCCGGGGACGACAGCGCGGACGCCGGGGCCAGGGCCTTCCAGCGCGAACAGGATCTGGCGTTGGCCTACAATACTCGTGACCTGCTCGCCGAGGGCGAGCGGGCGATCGAACGGATGGACGCGGGGACCTACGGGGTCTGCGGCTCATGCGGGCAGGCCATCGGGAAGGCGCGCCTTCAGGCCTTCCCGCGCGCGACCCTGTGCGTCACCTGCAAACAGCGCGAGGAGCGTCGCTGA
- a CDS encoding LysR family transcriptional regulator gives MLSVDRLRVLHTIAAHGSLSAAAEALHVTNSAVSQQLTKLEREVGQPLVERNGRGVRLTDAAELLVEHTARILSMVQRAEADLEAHRDDVTGHLRLSATPTAVRGLLPHALSSLREAHPGLRVELHEEEPHESVPAMARGDADLAMVVDWIGAPLNLPSGMSRAPLMEDVGDIALPADHPLAHREILAPEEILDLPWISWSRGSICDDWLHGLIRAHGGEPNVIHNVEEHQTKLALIAAGIGAAVMPRLGCGPLPEGVRVVPVQPALVRQVYVFWRTDASRRPGIRATVRALREAAAAYAA, from the coding sequence ATGCTCAGCGTCGACCGACTCCGGGTCCTGCACACCATCGCGGCCCACGGCTCCCTCAGCGCCGCCGCCGAAGCCCTCCACGTCACCAACTCGGCCGTCTCCCAGCAGCTCACCAAACTCGAACGCGAGGTCGGACAGCCCCTCGTCGAGCGCAACGGCCGGGGCGTGCGCCTCACCGACGCGGCCGAACTCCTGGTCGAGCACACCGCCAGGATCCTGTCCATGGTCCAGCGCGCCGAGGCCGATCTGGAGGCGCACCGCGACGACGTCACCGGACACCTGCGCCTGTCCGCCACCCCCACCGCCGTCCGGGGCCTCCTGCCGCACGCGCTCTCCTCCCTGCGCGAGGCCCACCCCGGTCTGCGGGTGGAGCTGCACGAGGAGGAGCCGCACGAGAGCGTGCCCGCCATGGCCCGCGGGGACGCCGACCTGGCCATGGTCGTCGACTGGATCGGAGCGCCGCTGAACCTGCCCAGTGGCATGAGCCGCGCCCCGCTCATGGAGGACGTCGGCGACATCGCCCTGCCCGCCGACCACCCCCTGGCCCATCGCGAGATCCTCGCACCGGAGGAGATCCTCGACCTGCCCTGGATCAGCTGGTCGCGCGGGTCGATCTGCGACGACTGGCTGCACGGCCTGATACGGGCGCACGGCGGCGAACCCAACGTCATCCACAACGTGGAGGAGCACCAGACCAAGCTGGCGCTCATCGCCGCCGGGATCGGCGCCGCCGTCATGCCCCGCCTGGGATGCGGACCCCTGCCGGAGGGGGTGCGGGTGGTGCCCGTGCAGCCCGCGCTGGTGCGCCAGGTGTACGTGTTCTGGCGCACCGACGCCTCCCGTCGTCCGGGCATCCGCGCCACCGTGCGCGCCCTGCGCGAGGCGGCCGCCGCCTACGCCGCCTGA
- the lspA gene encoding signal peptidase II, with product MTTTDKTGARPRRYLLLLLVALAAIGVDFLTKEWVLATFAEGEYLDVIGDFVQFTLVFNTGAAFSMGTDFTWVFTCIASIVVLVIGYMGLRVRSVWWGVTLGLMMGGAAGNLVDRFFRDPAPFHGAVVDFISVGTFPVFNIADSCVVVGACLVVALTFKGLNLDGTFIEDDRDTKKASAEGGENAGGAGGTGAAGDDRTGGRDQ from the coding sequence ATGACCACGACCGACAAGACGGGCGCGCGTCCGCGCAGGTACCTTCTCCTGCTGCTCGTCGCGCTCGCCGCGATCGGCGTCGACTTCCTCACCAAGGAGTGGGTCCTGGCGACCTTCGCCGAGGGCGAGTACCTCGACGTCATCGGCGACTTCGTCCAGTTCACCCTGGTGTTCAACACGGGCGCCGCCTTCTCCATGGGCACCGACTTCACGTGGGTGTTCACCTGCATCGCCAGCATCGTGGTCCTCGTCATCGGCTACATGGGTCTGCGGGTGCGCAGCGTGTGGTGGGGTGTGACGCTCGGACTGATGATGGGCGGCGCCGCCGGGAACCTGGTGGACCGCTTCTTCCGCGACCCGGCCCCCTTCCACGGCGCGGTCGTCGACTTCATCAGCGTGGGGACCTTCCCGGTCTTCAACATCGCCGACTCCTGCGTGGTGGTGGGCGCCTGCCTGGTGGTGGCGCTGACCTTCAAGGGACTCAACCTGGACGGGACCTTCATCGAGGACGACCGCGACACCAAGAAGGCCTCGGCCGAGGGCGGAGAGAACGCCGGAGGCGCCGGTGGGACCGGTGCCGCCGGAGACGACAGGACCGGAGGGAGGGACCAGTGA
- a CDS encoding GNAT family N-acetyltransferase, which yields MLIRTAVPEDGPAVADVEVRSWRAAYPGIVPQDYLDAMDAAERGARWSDWIAGAARPGAELLLAEDGAGVVAFACFAPVEEGGEGAGGTAGPCELEAFFSVPETWGSGVNRRLIADVHRAVAGAGYGEAVLWVLRDNPRARRFYAAHGWEADGAVTEEGPLNGAVLPRLRYRRGF from the coding sequence ATGCTGATACGTACCGCCGTGCCCGAGGACGGTCCTGCCGTCGCCGACGTGGAGGTCCGCTCCTGGCGGGCCGCCTACCCGGGAATCGTCCCGCAGGACTACCTCGACGCCATGGACGCCGCGGAGCGGGGCGCCCGGTGGTCGGACTGGATCGCCGGAGCCGCCCGGCCGGGAGCGGAGCTGCTGCTCGCCGAGGACGGCGCGGGGGTGGTGGCCTTCGCCTGTTTCGCCCCCGTCGAGGAGGGCGGGGAGGGGGCGGGCGGCACCGCCGGGCCGTGCGAGCTGGAGGCCTTCTTCTCCGTCCCCGAGACGTGGGGGAGCGGGGTCAACCGGCGGCTGATCGCCGACGTGCACCGGGCCGTCGCCGGGGCGGGGTACGGCGAGGCCGTCCTGTGGGTGCTCCGGGACAACCCGCGCGCCCGGCGCTTCTACGCGGCGCACGGCTGGGAGGCCGACGGGGCGGTCACCGAGGAGGGGCCCCTCAACGGCGCGGTCCTGCCCCGCCTGCGCTACCGGCGGGGGTTCTGA
- a CDS encoding RluA family pseudouridine synthase translates to MSDVRSLPVPDGLEGDRLDSAIARMFGLSRTRAAEIIGDGGVLVDGSEAAKSDRVSAGAWLEVTLPPPPTAPVPRPEAVPGMRIVHEDTDIIVVDKPVGVVAHPTVGWTGPSVLEGLLASGVQVATSGAAERQGIVHRLDANTTGLMVVAKSETAYSVLKRAFKERTVDKHYHTLVQGHPDPLRGTVDAPIDRHPAGDGRWAVVAGGRPSVTHYDTQEAFRAASLLEIKLETGRTHQIRVHMSALRHPCVGDMLYGADPTLAERLGVRRQWLHAVRLGFDHPTEHRPVEFSSPYPDDLAAAVETLRED, encoded by the coding sequence GTGAGCGACGTTCGAAGCCTGCCCGTGCCCGACGGGCTGGAGGGCGACCGGCTCGACTCGGCCATCGCCCGGATGTTCGGCCTGTCCCGTACCCGCGCCGCCGAGATCATCGGTGACGGCGGCGTCCTGGTCGACGGCTCCGAGGCGGCCAAGTCCGACCGCGTCAGCGCGGGGGCCTGGCTGGAGGTCACCCTCCCGCCGCCGCCCACCGCTCCCGTGCCGCGTCCCGAGGCCGTGCCGGGCATGCGGATCGTGCACGAGGACACCGACATCATCGTGGTGGACAAGCCGGTCGGCGTGGTCGCCCACCCGACCGTGGGCTGGACCGGTCCCAGCGTCCTGGAGGGCCTTCTGGCCTCCGGAGTGCAGGTGGCCACCAGCGGCGCCGCCGAGCGCCAGGGCATCGTGCACCGGCTGGACGCCAACACCACCGGCCTGATGGTGGTCGCCAAGAGCGAGACCGCCTACAGCGTGCTCAAGCGGGCGTTCAAGGAGCGCACCGTGGACAAGCACTACCACACGCTCGTCCAGGGGCACCCGGATCCACTCCGGGGCACCGTGGACGCGCCGATCGACCGCCACCCGGCGGGCGACGGACGCTGGGCCGTGGTCGCGGGCGGGCGCCCGTCGGTGACGCACTACGACACGCAGGAGGCCTTCCGGGCCGCGAGCCTGCTGGAGATCAAGCTGGAGACGGGCCGCACCCACCAGATCCGGGTGCACATGTCGGCCCTGCGCCACCCGTGCGTGGGCGACATGCTCTACGGCGCCGACCCGACCCTGGCCGAGCGGCTGGGCGTGCGCCGCCAGTGGCTGCACGCGGTGCGCCTGGGCTTCGACCACCCCACCGAGCACCGCCCGGTGGAGTTCTCCAGTCCCTACCCGGACGACCTCGCCGCCGCCGTCGAAACGCTGCGCGAGGACTGA
- a CDS encoding AAA family ATPase — MAVLTAIAVIVAALVFAETVLVYVALGLAGVSVLLLLGALLQGRSGGGGRPDRTDGLGKASVPVMAATAASAVPIAHVESENPGRVPAPASEPVREPRVPERPAWPTPVAEDAGHGEPEYDVPRWQTPTAHDWPEPDTAAHDAAPSAPHSGPTPSWASSEEERPLRAPAPWESGADAADTAARAEWDEPSGTTAEDGPDTGDGTGERTAASGPAFTYDIPGRTPPADDGPSAEDRPPFGEDAVGEDIDDAPFTDAPDEHGGRERGGSAFASEEPFAYSIPRPAQAVEENFPGNGDDDSGSADRDAASSARDVPGDGDRDSDGDGTQGTGTSDRAPFAYDIPGRSAAEGAVEEDAFAEDGDDGDRPDEEESGAFAYDVPGASSAEDASSPGDGSRAARDAVEEDIDDAPSADAPERSDAGEPGEDTAAAGTPEPDEASVPAADHEDARDTAEARAAERPEEADEDSEPAADREDALEAHATEQAPSEPGADGGGPETAVLPVVSGEPEDGHAPGSETAVLPVISADSEPEEERAPDGDPDDAGTDEVADSTGDGARTDDEADERAADGDSGDGRDASSGAFSYRVPSGGDEDEDGARAGDVPAAAEPDHGDTGEADSAARAERPADGAEDGPDEDGARDTADRAPHDDASDTKR, encoded by the coding sequence GTGGCGGTGCTGACGGCCATCGCCGTCATCGTGGCCGCCCTGGTGTTCGCCGAGACCGTCCTGGTGTATGTGGCACTGGGACTGGCGGGCGTCAGCGTTCTCCTCCTACTGGGGGCGCTGCTCCAGGGAAGGTCCGGCGGCGGGGGCAGACCGGATCGGACGGACGGTTTGGGGAAGGCGTCCGTCCCCGTCATGGCCGCCACCGCGGCATCGGCGGTGCCCATCGCACACGTGGAGTCGGAGAACCCCGGGCGCGTACCCGCACCGGCCTCCGAGCCGGTGCGGGAGCCCCGTGTCCCGGAGCGGCCCGCCTGGCCGACTCCGGTCGCGGAGGACGCCGGTCACGGAGAACCCGAGTACGACGTCCCCCGCTGGCAGACCCCCACGGCCCACGACTGGCCGGAACCGGATACGGCGGCGCACGACGCCGCCCCCTCCGCTCCCCACTCCGGACCGACCCCCTCCTGGGCGTCCTCCGAGGAGGAGCGGCCGCTCCGCGCCCCGGCGCCCTGGGAGAGCGGAGCCGACGCCGCCGACACCGCCGCGAGGGCGGAGTGGGACGAGCCGAGCGGTACCACCGCCGAGGACGGACCCGACACGGGGGACGGGACCGGCGAGCGCACCGCCGCCTCCGGCCCAGCCTTCACCTATGACATTCCCGGCCGCACGCCCCCGGCCGATGACGGCCCCTCCGCCGAGGACCGCCCCCCGTTCGGGGAGGACGCGGTCGGGGAGGACATCGACGACGCGCCCTTCACGGACGCCCCCGACGAGCACGGCGGTCGGGAGCGGGGCGGCTCCGCGTTCGCCTCCGAGGAGCCCTTCGCCTACAGCATCCCCCGTCCGGCGCAGGCCGTGGAGGAGAACTTCCCCGGGAACGGGGACGACGACTCCGGGAGCGCAGACCGGGACGCGGCCTCCTCCGCCCGCGACGTCCCCGGGGACGGGGACCGGGACAGCGACGGGGACGGCACTCAGGGGACCGGCACCTCGGACAGGGCCCCGTTCGCCTACGACATCCCCGGACGGTCGGCCGCTGAGGGAGCCGTCGAGGAGGACGCCTTCGCGGAGGACGGCGACGACGGGGACCGGCCCGACGAGGAGGAGAGCGGGGCCTTCGCCTACGACGTTCCCGGAGCCTCCTCCGCCGAGGACGCCTCCTCGCCCGGTGACGGCTCCCGGGCCGCGCGGGACGCGGTGGAGGAGGACATCGACGACGCGCCCTCCGCGGACGCCCCCGAGAGGAGTGACGCGGGGGAGCCCGGCGAGGACACGGCCGCCGCCGGGACCCCTGAGCCCGACGAGGCGTCCGTGCCCGCCGCTGACCACGAGGACGCCCGGGACACCGCGGAGGCGCGCGCCGCGGAGCGTCCGGAGGAAGCGGACGAGGACTCCGAGCCCGCCGCCGACCGGGAGGACGCCCTGGAGGCGCACGCCACGGAGCAGGCCCCGAGTGAGCCCGGGGCGGACGGGGGCGGCCCGGAGACGGCTGTCCTCCCGGTGGTCTCCGGGGAGCCGGAGGACGGACACGCTCCCGGCTCGGAGACGGCCGTCCTCCCGGTGATCTCCGCGGACTCCGAGCCGGAGGAGGAGCGAGCCCCCGACGGCGACCCCGATGACGCCGGGACCGACGAGGTGGCGGACAGCACCGGGGACGGCGCCCGGACCGACGACGAGGCCGACGAGCGCGCCGCGGACGGGGACTCCGGTGACGGGCGGGACGCCAGCAGCGGCGCCTTCTCCTACCGCGTCCCCAGCGGCGGGGACGAGGATGAGGACGGTGCGCGGGCCGGAGACGTCCCGGCCGCAGCCGAGCCCGACCACGGGGACACCGGGGAGGCCGACTCCGCCGCCCGTGCGGAACGCCCCGCCGACGGTGCCGAGGACGGTCCGGACGAGGACGGGGCGCGGGACACCGCCGACCGCGCCCCCCACGACGACGCCTCCGACACCAAGCGCTGA
- the ileS gene encoding isoleucine--tRNA ligase has translation MANDPRPESRALPQLPAQIDLPAMEREILGRWSKENVFQRSLDQTRGGPNWVFYEGPPTANGQPGVHHVEARAFKDVFPRFRTMRGYHVDRKAGWDCHGLPVEVAVEKELGLSGKKDIESFGIAEFNDRCRESVLRNVDAFTSMTERMGYWVNMDDAYRTMDPQYVESVWWALKQIWDKGLLVRDYRISPYCPRCGTTLSDHELAQGYETVTDPSVYVRFPVTSGPLAAAEHPTSLLVWTTTPWTLVSNTAVAVHPDVEYVVATDGQERLVVARPLFEKVLGEGWELTGESFEGDEMERWTYERPFDLVPFDEPAHYVVLADYVTVEDGTGLVHQSPAFGADDMVVCRAYGLPVVNPVRPDGTFEADLPLVGGVFFKEADKTLVRDLRDRGLLFRHVSYEHSYPHCWRCHTALLYYAVPSWYIRTTAVKDELIAQNQATHWVPENVKEGRFGEWLRGNVDWALSRNRYWGTPLPIWEFPDGRQICVGSLEELGRLSGRDLSSLDPHRPYVDDIVIPDPDADPSLPEEERVARRVPEVIDAWFDSGSMPFAQWGAPHQNEETFRENFPAQYISEAIDQTRGWFYSLLAVSTLVFGRNSFENVVVLGHILAEDGRKMSKHLGNVMEPIAVMDRHGADALRWFMLASGSPWTARRVGHAALEEIVRKVLLTYHSTVSFFTLYANAGEGWDHSLLDSAPAPQDRPLLDRWLLSELNEVVRDVTEAMDTFDTTAAGRRLTAFVDDVSNWYVRRSRRRFWGGAATPEGAAAFATLFEALETVTLLMAPIVPFLTDHVWSALRRPGAPDSVHLASWPEVREDLIDPELSRNMALTRRLVELGRSARVDSAVRTRQPLARALVGAPGFADLPEQLRGQIADELNVASLDSLSSVGGDLVDFTVKPNFRALGKRFAKRTPLVAKAVQAADPAELVRQVRATGWARVHVEDEPVEVSADELLVTEQPREGWAVASESGETVALDLELTPELRRAGLAREMVRMLQEARKRSGLEVSDRIEVWWTVTDEATELALAEHGQAIAAEVLADSFVAGEPGRELHTASSEEFGVTFGFRKA, from the coding sequence GTGGCCAACGACCCCCGGCCCGAATCCCGCGCGCTGCCCCAGCTGCCCGCGCAGATCGACCTGCCCGCCATGGAGCGCGAGATCCTCGGCCGCTGGTCGAAGGAGAACGTCTTCCAGCGCTCGCTCGACCAGACCCGCGGCGGCCCCAACTGGGTCTTCTACGAGGGCCCGCCCACCGCGAACGGCCAGCCCGGCGTGCACCACGTCGAGGCCCGCGCCTTCAAGGACGTCTTCCCGCGCTTTCGCACCATGCGCGGCTACCACGTGGACCGCAAGGCGGGCTGGGACTGCCACGGCCTGCCCGTCGAGGTCGCCGTGGAGAAGGAGCTGGGCCTGTCCGGCAAGAAGGACATCGAGTCCTTCGGCATCGCCGAGTTCAACGACCGCTGCCGCGAGTCCGTCCTGCGCAACGTGGACGCCTTCACCTCCATGACCGAGCGCATGGGCTACTGGGTGAACATGGACGACGCCTACCGCACCATGGACCCCCAGTACGTGGAGTCGGTCTGGTGGGCGCTCAAGCAGATCTGGGACAAGGGGCTGCTGGTCCGCGACTACCGGATCAGCCCCTACTGCCCGCGCTGCGGCACCACGCTGTCCGACCACGAGCTCGCCCAGGGGTACGAGACCGTCACCGACCCGTCGGTGTACGTGCGCTTCCCGGTGACCTCGGGCCCGCTGGCCGCCGCCGAGCACCCCACCTCGCTGCTGGTGTGGACGACCACCCCCTGGACGCTGGTCTCCAACACCGCCGTGGCCGTGCACCCGGACGTGGAGTACGTGGTGGCCACCGACGGCCAGGAGCGCCTGGTCGTGGCGCGTCCGCTGTTCGAGAAGGTCCTCGGCGAGGGCTGGGAGCTCACCGGCGAGAGCTTCGAGGGCGACGAGATGGAGCGCTGGACCTACGAGCGCCCCTTCGACCTGGTGCCCTTCGACGAGCCCGCCCACTACGTCGTGCTCGCCGACTACGTCACGGTCGAGGACGGCACCGGCCTGGTGCACCAGTCGCCCGCCTTCGGCGCCGACGACATGGTGGTGTGCCGCGCCTACGGGCTGCCCGTGGTCAACCCGGTCCGCCCCGACGGCACCTTCGAGGCCGACCTGCCGCTGGTGGGCGGGGTGTTCTTCAAGGAGGCCGACAAGACGCTGGTGCGCGACCTGCGCGACCGCGGCCTGCTCTTCCGCCACGTCAGCTACGAGCACTCCTACCCGCACTGCTGGCGCTGCCACACGGCGCTGCTGTACTACGCGGTGCCGTCCTGGTACATCCGCACCACCGCGGTCAAGGACGAGCTCATCGCGCAGAACCAGGCCACCCACTGGGTGCCCGAGAACGTCAAGGAGGGCCGCTTCGGCGAGTGGCTGCGCGGCAACGTCGACTGGGCACTCTCGCGCAACCGCTACTGGGGCACCCCCCTGCCGATCTGGGAGTTCCCCGACGGGCGCCAGATCTGCGTGGGCTCCCTGGAGGAGCTGGGCCGCCTCAGCGGGCGGGACCTGTCCTCCCTGGATCCGCACCGCCCCTACGTCGACGACATCGTCATCCCCGACCCGGACGCCGACCCCTCCCTGCCCGAGGAGGAGCGGGTGGCCCGCCGCGTCCCCGAGGTCATCGACGCCTGGTTCGACTCCGGGTCCATGCCCTTCGCCCAGTGGGGCGCCCCGCACCAGAACGAGGAGACCTTCCGGGAGAACTTCCCGGCGCAGTACATCTCCGAGGCCATCGACCAGACCCGCGGCTGGTTCTACTCGCTGCTGGCGGTGAGCACCCTGGTGTTCGGCCGCAACTCGTTCGAGAACGTGGTCGTGCTCGGCCACATCCTCGCCGAGGACGGACGCAAGATGAGCAAGCACCTGGGCAACGTCATGGAGCCCATCGCGGTGATGGACCGGCACGGCGCGGACGCCCTGCGCTGGTTCATGCTGGCCAGCGGCTCGCCGTGGACCGCCCGCCGGGTGGGCCACGCCGCCCTGGAGGAGATCGTCCGCAAGGTGCTGCTGACCTACCACAGCACCGTGTCGTTCTTCACCCTGTACGCGAACGCCGGTGAGGGCTGGGACCACTCGCTGCTGGACTCGGCGCCCGCGCCGCAGGACCGGCCGCTGCTGGACCGGTGGCTGCTCTCGGAGCTCAACGAGGTCGTCCGCGACGTCACCGAGGCGATGGACACCTTCGACACCACGGCCGCCGGGCGCCGCCTGACCGCGTTCGTGGACGACGTGTCCAACTGGTACGTGCGCCGTTCCCGCCGCCGGTTCTGGGGCGGGGCCGCCACCCCCGAGGGCGCCGCGGCGTTCGCGACGCTCTTCGAGGCCCTGGAGACCGTCACCCTGCTGATGGCGCCGATCGTGCCGTTCCTGACCGACCACGTGTGGTCGGCGCTGCGCCGCCCGGGCGCCCCGGACTCGGTGCACCTGGCCTCCTGGCCCGAGGTGCGCGAGGACCTGATCGACCCCGAGCTGTCCCGGAACATGGCGCTGACCCGCCGTCTGGTGGAGCTGGGCCGCTCCGCCCGGGTGGACTCGGCCGTGCGCACCCGCCAGCCGCTGGCCCGCGCCCTGGTGGGCGCCCCGGGCTTCGCGGACCTGCCCGAGCAGCTGCGCGGCCAGATCGCGGACGAGCTGAACGTGGCCTCGCTGGACTCGCTGTCCTCGGTGGGCGGCGACCTGGTGGACTTCACCGTGAAGCCGAACTTCCGTGCGCTGGGCAAGCGGTTCGCCAAGCGCACCCCGCTGGTGGCCAAGGCCGTCCAGGCCGCAGACCCGGCCGAACTGGTGCGGCAGGTGCGCGCCACCGGCTGGGCGCGGGTGCACGTCGAGGACGAGCCGGTGGAGGTGAGCGCCGACGAGCTGCTGGTGACCGAGCAGCCCCGCGAGGGCTGGGCGGTGGCCTCGGAGTCGGGTGAGACCGTCGCCCTGGACCTGGAGCTCACGCCGGAGCTGCGCCGCGCGGGTCTCGCCCGCGAGATGGTCCGGATGCTCCAGGAAGCCCGCAAGCGGAGCGGGCTGGAGGTGTCGGACCGCATCGAGGTGTGGTGGACGGTCACGGACGAGGCGACCGAGCTGGCGCTCGCCGAGCACGGCCAGGCGATCGCCGCCGAGGTGCTCGCCGACTCGTTCGTCGCCGGTGAGCCGGGCCGGGAGCTGCACACCGCCTCCTCGGAGGAGTTCGGTGTGACCTTCGGGTTCCGCAAGGCCTGA
- a CDS encoding TIR domain-containing protein: MAEDVRGAVLVTMADREDAEELADQLLEQGYEPCLVHRDMLAGEDDAEDVDWVIEVHTGPHGGPAVFDEPHLAALAEDYGGFAFAE, from the coding sequence GTGGCTGAGGACGTCCGGGGCGCCGTGCTGGTGACGATGGCGGACCGCGAGGACGCCGAGGAGTTGGCCGACCAGCTCCTGGAGCAGGGGTACGAACCGTGCCTGGTGCACCGCGACATGCTCGCGGGCGAGGACGACGCCGAGGACGTGGACTGGGTGATCGAGGTGCACACCGGGCCGCACGGCGGTCCGGCGGTGTTCGACGAACCCCACCTGGCGGCCCTGGCCGAGGACTACGGCGGTTTCGCGTTCGCGGAGTGA